A single window of bacterium DNA harbors:
- a CDS encoding chemotaxis protein CheD, with amino-acid sequence MLTVGISDMVVTNDSSKVIITYSLGSCVGLSLHDSVAGVGGMVHCMLPLSKIDPEKAEMNPCMFVDTGVPRLLQEVYDMGATRKNLVAKVAGAGSPLGKNQVFKIGKRNYTVLRKVLWKNNILIKGENVGGSSARTLILNVLTGRTVVKMDGKELEL; translated from the coding sequence ATGCTCACTGTCGGCATCTCCGACATGGTCGTGACCAACGACTCCAGCAAGGTGATCATCACCTACTCCCTGGGATCGTGCGTGGGGCTGTCGCTGCACGACTCCGTGGCCGGAGTGGGGGGGATGGTCCACTGCATGCTGCCGCTGTCGAAGATCGATCCCGAGAAGGCGGAGATGAATCCGTGCATGTTCGTGGACACCGGCGTGCCGCGGCTGCTGCAGGAGGTCTACGACATGGGCGCGACCCGCAAGAACCTCGTGGCGAAGGTCGCGGGCGCCGGCTCGCCGCTCGGCAAGAACCAGGTGTTCAAGATAGGCAAGCGCAACTACACCGTGCTGCGCAAGGTGCTCTGGAAGAACAACATCCTGATCAAGGGCGAGAACGTGGGCGGTTCCTCGGCGCGCACCCTGATCCTCAACGTACTCACCGGACGGACCGTCGTGAAGATGGATGGCAAGGAGCTGGAGCTGTGA